Below is a window of Nitrospinota bacterium DNA.
CCCAGGTTGAGGAAAGTGAGCGGTTATAAACACCTGCCAGAACTGCGTGAGATCATGAAACGGGCTCTGGCGGGGAAGATAATGGTGAAAGCGGCGTGACGGTCATGCCGGGAGTTTCAACTAAAAAAGGGATTGACTCATTCTTGATGTCGAAGGGAAAAAATATTCGGGTAAAAGCCGATTACCATATCGGCGCTCCATTTTCTAAAAATGAGGCTTTGGAACCATGTGGTTACGCGGAAACCATAAAGAATCTGGCCGTTTCAATTAAATAAAACATTCCTTGCGCCACTTCATCGTCTCCCCGCTTGCCGTGTCCGGTGATTCGGTAACCATCACGGGGCAGGACGCGCATCACATACATCACGTGCTGCGGCTTAAAAAGGGGGACGAAATCACTGTCGCCGCGGGCGAACCCGGCCGTCTGCTTTGCGAGGTGGCGCACATCTCAAAAGAAAGCGTAACCGCCACGATCATCGCCAGACTGGCCGAGCTGGAACCGGCCGGGCCAAAAATCATCCTCGCACAGGGACTGCCCAAGGGTAAAAAGATGGACGATATCGTGCGCATGGCATGCGAGCTGGGTGTTGCGGAAATAATCCCTGTGGTCACCCAAAGGTGCGTGGCAAAAATCGGGGACAACGCCGATTCCAAAGTTGAACGCTGGAACGCCGTTTCCATCGCCGCCGCCAAACAGTCCCAGGCAAGCCATGTGACGGCGGTGGCCGGAGCTATGCAAATCGGCGCGCTCCCCTCCCCTTCCGGCTCGAACATCTCCATCGTTTTATGGGAGGAGGAGTCCCGCCCGCTAAAAGAGATACTTCAGACCGCGCCAAAGCCGGACAGCATAACAATCGTCATCGGGCCGGAGGGGGGATTGGCGAAAGATGAAGTCGAATCGCTCAAATCGCGTGGTTTCTCCTGCGCTTCCATCGGCAATAAAATCCTGCGCACCGAGACAGCCGGAGTGGCGGCGGCGTCCATGATTTTGTATCATTACTCATGAGCATGGACAAAGGCCACGTCTCCGGAAAATCGGGCGAAATCCCGCCGTTCATGGTGATGGACGCCATGGAAAAGGCGAAGCTGATGGAGCGGGCCGGGGAGAACATAGTCCACCTGGAGATCGGCGAGCCGGACTTGGACACGCCTGATGTGATAAAGCGGGCAGGCGTCGCGGCGATAAACGAGGGGCGCACAAAATACACCCACAGCCTGGGGCTTATCGAGCTTCGCGAGGCGATCTGCTGGCGGATGAAAAAAGAATACGGCGTCACCGTCGGCCCGGACAGGGTGCTGGTCTCCACCGGCTCGTCGGCGGCGCTGTTCCTTGCGCTGGCGGCGGTGATAGACCCCGGCGACGAGGTGATACTCTCCGATCCGTGCTACGCCTGTTATCCGAATTTCATCACGTTCCTTGGCGGGAAACCTGTGCATGTCCCTGTTCGCGAGGACGATGGTTTCCAGTTTTCGGCTAAAAGTATCAGCGAAAAAATCACCCCCCGCACCCGGGCGATACTTATAAACTCACCGTCCAATCCCACCGGGACGTTGCTTGATGCTGCGGCGATGCGGGAAATAGCCTCGCTCGGCCCCCTTGTGATTTCCGACGAGATATACCATGGCATGGTATATGAGGGCCGGGCGGACACGATATTGAACCATACGGACAACGCTATCGTGATAGACGGATTCTCCAAGCGCCACGCCATGACCGGCTGGCGGCTGGGGCATGCCATCGTCCCGGAGCGCCTCCTGCGCCCCATGCAGAAGATGCAGCAGAACTTTTATATTTCGGCCTGCAGCTTTTCGCAATGGGCGGGGGTGGCGGCCATCCGCCATGGGGACGAAAGCCTGGCCATGATGCGCGACACATTCAATAAGCGCCGCAGGTTCCTGCTGGAACGATTGGGCGAAATCGGCCTTGCGCCAAAATGCGAGCCGAAGGGGGCCTTTTACGCGTTCGTCAACGTTTCCCGGTATTCCAGGGATTCGGCGGCCTTCGCCGATGAAATACTGGAAAAAGCGAAGGTGGCGGTGACGCCCGGTATTGATTTCGGCCCCGGCGGAGAAGGTTTTATAAGATTAAGTTACGCCAATTCCGAGGAACGTATCGGCGAGGGAATCACCAGATTGAAAGCTTTTCTGGATGAATATAACCACAGAGCCACGGAGGCACGGAGAAAGAAATATTAATCTGTGGGATTCAAATGTCCGGATGATCCCGCAACTTCAAGCCAATGCGCCTTTCCGCCGCTAATGACAATGTATTTGTCCGCCGGACACCCCGGCAAGCCACTTTTGAAAAAGAAGAATTATCTCTGCGCCTCTGTGGTGAAAAAATCCTTGTCCACAAAAAAACCATTTTTTATTGACTTCGGAATTAGGCGCTGACATACTTATTAATTCGCGGGGTCGTAGTTCAGTTGGTTAGAACGCCGGCCTGTCACGCCGGAGGTCGCGAGTTCGAGTCTCGTCGGCCCCGCCATTATTTGCGTCCCGCCGCTTCCGGCGGCGGATCGCGCTTCCCCGCCGCCATCCCAAAACCCCCGAAAAACGGCCCAGAGTCCGCTTCCTTCTATTAGAAGCTTAGAGAAGGGATTTATGGTATCCTTTCTGTTCGCTCATGAAGCCTCATGAATGGGTAGTATACCTACCACTTGTTCATGATGCCTTATGAATGGGAAACACCCGTTTATTAAACCGAAACAAAAGGAAGACAGATGGCAGGCAAAGAACTGAAAATTTATTGGACCGAGACCGACGAAGCGCCCATGCTGGCGACTTATTCCCTGCTCCCCATCATCCAGAAATTCACCGGCGGATGCGGCTTTTCCGTGGAACCAGCGGACATATCACTTTCCGGCAGGATACTGGCCAACTTCCCCGAAAACCTGACGGAGGCCCAGCGCATTCCCGATTGGCTAACCCAGTTGGGAAAGCTTGCCGAGACCCCGGAGGCCAACATCATAAAGCTTCCGAACATCAGCGCCTCGGTGCCGCAATTGAAGGCGGCCATAAAGGAGCTGCAGGAAAAGGGCTACAAGATCCCGGACTATCCGGAGAATCCGGCCAACGACGCCGAAAAGGAGATCAAAACTCGCTACGCAAAGGCCCTGGGCAGCGCCGTGAACCCGGTGCTTCGCGAGGGGAATTCCGACCGGCGCGCGGCGGTGGCGGTGAAAGAGTACGCCCGCAAGAACCCGCACAAGATGGGGGCGTGGTCGTCCGGCTCCAAGACGCACGTTTCCACCATGACCGGAGGGGACTTCCGCTCCAATGAAAAATCGGTGACCGTGCCTGAGGCCACATCCGTGAAAATCGAACTGGCGGGCAAGGACGGCAAGACCACCGTGCTAAAGGAGAAACTCTCCCTTAAGGCCGGCGAGGTGATAGACGGGACGTTCATGAGCAAAAAGGCGCTTGTGAAGTTCATCGAGGAACAGGCCGAGGACGCCAAAAAGCAGGGGGTGCTCTTCTCCTTGCACCTGAAGGCCACGATGATGAAGGTGTCCGACCCGGTGATGTTCGGCCACGCGGTGAAGGTGTTCTACAAGGACGTTTTTGAGAAACACGCCGCCGTCATCGCGGAGCTGAAAGTCAATGTCAACAACGGGCTTGGCGACCTGTACGCCAAGATAAAGAGCCTGCCTGCGGACCAGCAGGCGGCCATCGAGGCGGACATAAAGGAGTGCTACAAAAACAGGCCGGCCATCGCCATGGTCAACTCGGACAAGGGGATAACCAACCTCCACGTCCCTTCCGACATCATCATCGACGCTTCCATGCCGGCGATGATACGCGAGTCGGGCAGGATGTGGGGACCGGACGGGAAACTGGCCGACACCAAGGCGGTGATCCCGGACCACAGCTACGCCCCGCTTTACCACGAGACTATCGAACATTGCAAAAAGCACGGCGCTTTCGACCCGCGCACCATGGGCACGGTGCCAAACGTGGGCCTTATGGCGCAAAAGGCGGAAGAGTACGGCTCCCACGACAAGACGTTCGAAATCCCGTCCGACGGCGTTGTGCGGGTGGTGGACGCATCCGGCAAGACGCTCATCGAACACAATGTGGAGGCGGGGGACATCTGGCGCGCCTGCCAGACCAAGGACGCCCCGATCCGCGACTGGGTGAAGCTTGCCGTCACCCGCGCCCGTGCCACCGGCGCACCGGCCATCTTCTGGCTGGACGCGGACCGCGGCCATGACGCGCAGATCATCGAAAAGGTGAAAACGTACCTTAAGGACCACGACACCTCCGGGCTGGACATCCGCATAATGTCCGTTGGCGAGGCCACCCGCCTTTCACTGGAAAGGATGAGGGATGGCAAGGACACCATCTCCGTCACCGGCAACGTGCTGCGCGACTACAACACCGACCTGTTCCCGATCCTCGAGCTTGGCACCAGCGCCAAGATGCTCTCCATCGTGCCGCTTATGAACGGCGGCGGCATGTTCGAGACCGGCGCGGGCGGCTCGGCGCCAAAGCACGTGCAGCAGTTCGTGGAGGCGGGGCACCTTAGGTGGGACTCGCTCGGGGAGTTCCTCGCCCTTGCCGAATCGCTGGACCACATGGCAAGCGTCACCGGCAATGCGAAGGCTGCGGTGTTCGCCAAGGCTCTACACCAGGCCAACGGCAAGTTCCTCAACTCCAACAAATCGCCGTCGCGCAAGACCGGCGAGTTGGACAACCGCGGCAGCCATTTCTATCTTGCCATGTACTGGGCGGAGGCTTTGGCCGGGCAGACCGGCGACAAGGATATCCAGGCCCGTTTCACCAATGTGGCAAAGGAACTGGCCGCCAACGAGGCCAAGATCATCGCCGAGCTTAACGGCTCGCAGGGCAAGCCAAACGACATCGGCGGCTATTACAGGCCCGACGCGGGAAAGGTCTCCAGTGCGATGCGCCCCAGCCAGACCCTCAACGCAATCATCGGCTCTATTGCATAGAGGGAAACGATTGCGGCGCCAAGGCCGTTTGATTTGAACAAGCCGCCGGGCCTGATAAAGGCCTGGCGGTTTTTTTCGCCTTTACAAAGGTGGGTTCACGCCTGGGCTGCGGCCGGGATGGTGAATATGAACCTGCTCCCCCTGCCGGGCATGGACTCCGCCCATATGGTCCCTCCGTGCCGTTCCACTATTTTCTTGCATATGGAAAGGCCTATCCCCGACCCCTCGTATTTGGCCGTGGAATGGGCGCGCTTGAACGGCTGGAATATCTGTACCAGGTATTCCTTTTCAATCCCCACCCCGTTGTCCTCCACAGCTATTTCCCACATCCCTTCGACCCTGCCGGCGCGGACGGCCACAAGCGGCGGGGCGTCGCCGTGGAATTTTAGCGCGTTTCCGATGAGGTTCTGGATCAGCCGCTGTATGGAGTCCGCGTCGGCCATTATCTCCGGCAGGCCGCTCCATTCCACCTTTCCCCCGGTCTCCCGCAGCCGCTCGGTCAGGTCCCTGCAAATGTTTTCCATCACCGTGTCCAGGCTCACGGAATTTATGTGAAGGTCCGTCCTCCCGGCCCGGGAGAGGGCCAGAAGGTTCTGTATCATGGCCATCAGCCGGGTGGCGGCGTTTGTTATGAAATGTATGTCCTCCTTGGCCCTGGCCGAAAGGTCCTTTCCAACGTCCTCCACCAGAAACTTGCTGTAGCTTGAAATTGTCCGCAGCGGCTCCTGCAGGTCGTGGCTTGCGGCGTAGGCGAACTCCTCCAGCTCCTTGTTGGCGATCTCCAGTTTCTTCGTGTGGCCTTTCACGGACTCTTCGGCGCGCATGCGCTCGGCGACCTCCGTCTGCAGCTTGCGGTTCGCCTCCTCCAGCTGCTCGGTGCGCTCTATCACTCTGCGCTCAAGCCCTTCGTTCAAGCGGCTTATTTCGCCCTCCGCCCGCCTGCGCCCGCCAATTTCCAGGGTAAGTTTTTTGTTCAGCCGCATTACGGTCACATAGCGCCATGCGAACATCACGGCCATCATCAGCGCAAGGGCCGCGCCCCCCGCCATGGAAAGCCTGCGCGGGGTCCAGTAAGGCTCCGGCTTGCCATACCATTTGACGTATATGCGCCGGTACTCCTCCTGCCCCACAAATCCCTCGATGGCCTTGTTGATCTTCTCCAGCAAGACGGTCTGCCCCTTGCGGACGGCTATCGCCCTCTGGATTTCGGTGATGGGCGCCCCGGACACTTTTATCCGGTCCTCCACCCCGGATTCACGGGCCAGTTGAAGCAGTGTGGGCCGGGCAGGCGAACGAATCTATCTTCCCGGCCAGCAAATCGAAAAGGCCGGTCTGGAAACTGTCATAGGTGGACAATTGAAGGTTGCGGTGGTTTTTCAGTTGCTCATACGCCACGCTCCCCTTGATCGCGCCCACATTGTGCCGCCCGCCAGTCAAATCAATTTCCGTCCCGTGCGAACGGATAAAAAAGGAGACCGGGAACGCGTCGATCGGCGAGGAGAACACCAGGAACTCGCCCCGCTCGCCGCTGATCCCGGCGCCGGGGGCCACGTCGGCCTCCTTGTTCTTCAACTTTTCAAAGACATCGGCCCAGCCGCGTCCATAGATGTATTCGACTTTAAATCCGGCGCGCACGGCTATCTGGTTCATCACCTCCACCGCGAATCCCGCCGCCCTGCCTGTGCGCTGGTCGTAATAGTATGTGGGCGGGGAATCGAAAGGAATCACCGCCACAACCTTTTCTCCGGCTGGAACATGCTCTGCGGGCTTTGCAGTGTCTGCGGCGCAAACAGCCGCCTGAAAGAGCAGGTAAAGGATAAGGGCGAGTGATAGTGAGTTTTTCATGCAGGGCCGCTCACATCTTGTTGATACTTCCACAGACATTATAACAAGCGCTTTGGGGAGCGATGTAACTATTTGGTGAAAACGCCCCCATTTTAGTCCATGGCAGGGTCCACGATAACCCTGCTTTTTTTCGCCGATGTCTTGTCCTGTGTCTTCTTAAATACCAGTATCCTGATCTTCCGGATCATATCTTTCGCGCCGGGGGGGGATCCGTTTTGCCGTTCCATGGCCTCGGCGGCGCCCTCCAGCTTTTCCAGCCACCTTGTTATCCGCCAAGGGTCCGGCCTGCTCTCGGCCACTTCGTCGAATATGTTCTCCACCTGGTTTAGCATCAGGTATTTCATCTCGGCGTTCCCGCCAAAATCGCTCTTCTCCACAATCCCCTTCAGCTTTATGCAGGCATCTTCCACCTCTTTTTTGTCGATGGCGCCGGGAGCCTCCAGATGGGCCTCGAAATATTTTTCCATCATCTGCTCTTCCTGGGCCATGTAGAAGTCCAGGGCGGACTTGGCTATTTCGTGTGTGCGCAGCAGGTAGGCCTTCTCCTCGTCGTAGGAGCTCTCCCCGTCGTCCACCATCATCCCACCGGCGAAATCCTTCTTTTTCCCCTCGGCGATGGACAGCCCCTCCTTGATCTTGCCGATGGCCGCCTGCACGTCGTTCTTCTCCCAGTACGCGCGGCCAAGGTTGTAGTAGAGTATCTCGTCGGCCGGGTCTATGAATATGGCCTTCTCGTAATTCTCTATAGCCTCGCCGAGAAGCTCCTTCTTCCTTAAGTAGATGGCGAATTCGTTGAAGGTGTGCTTGTTGGCCTGCTCATATATCTGGTTGGCCTCCCTTATCTTCCGGAAGATGGCCATCGCCTCCTCCACAAGGTTCTTCTCCATCTTCGCCTTGCCCATGCCTATCTGGGCCTTGATGTTGCTCTCGTCCAGATTCAGGCTCCGCTTGAACATGTCCTCGGCTTCGTCGAGCTTTTGGTTGTCCAGGTGGGTCTCCCCCATGGCGGCGCGGTTCTCCGCCATTTTCATCCGGATTTCCTCCACGGTGCGCGGCAAAAGGGGGCAATCATGCTCGGAACAGGACTTGTACCGCTCCTTGAAGTCGGCCAGGTTCACGTTTTCCGCGGCGATCTGTCCTGTGGGGTCCCCCTTTGCGTCCATCAGTTCGAGGGCCACGTTCCCGTTTTCAAGCTGCTCGATGTAGTAATGGACGGTCATGGACGGAGCGGCGCCCTCCTGCGGCTTGATTTCGAAACAGCGGCCGATTTTTTTCTTTGATCCGGCGGAGCCTTGTTTTTTGTCCGGCATGCGGCCTGATTATCAGTGATGAGAGTAGCTGGGATATTTTAGTTTTTTTGAATGAGTGAATGAAACATATATTTTTCGCCCCCGGGGTTTTCGCTCTAGAAAATACCCCCCTCGAAATTCCGCCACGCGCCGATCACAAGGCCGAGGATGGGGTTTTCGTTCCGGCGCATGTCCACCCCCCGCACCCGGTCCGATACGTTAAGCGGCGCAAGGTACAGCCAGTGCCCCTCTTTCTGCAGCGTGTTTGCGGTGACCTGGCCTGCGGTGTAAATTGCGTACACCTTTTTTTCCATCACCCTCTCCCGGTCCACGTCCCGGTCTATCACCACGATGTCCCCGGACGAAAGGTACGGCAGCATCGAATCTCCGTCCACCCTGCAGGCCACAAGGTTGCTGGAGCCGCCAAGCTCCTTGAGGGCCTTCATCCGCAACAGTATGTGGTCTATCACATTTTCTTTTGTGATGATCCCGCCAGCCGCCGCCACACGCCCTTCCGTCAGCGGCACACTCACATAGCCGCCATCGGCCCCCGGGGGAAAGGCCGTCTCCGCAAATCCCTTTGCCGAGGCCCGGGATGGCGCCAGATGGAAGTGGAGCGGAGAACTGTCCCTGATGTCGCTTGGAAGGGGGCGGCCCGTCAAAAGCCTTCCCAGGTCCACCCCTCCCTGCCCGGCGATTTTGAGCAGGACGCCGATTTCCGGCAAAGCTCCCTCCTCATACCTCTTCACAGAGGTGTGGGAGACGCCGATAAGCCCGGCGAACTCCTTGAGAGTCCTGCCAGCGCGGATCGCCCTTATCCGTCCGGCCAGGCCCCTCCTGTCAACGGCGCCTGGTTTACGCATCCGTTAAAAATGGTATTGACTTTTTACGCTATAGTTAATTAGCATTATAGGCGCGCCGGGCCGGATTTGGCAAGGCGAAAAGGTGGTCCAACCAGGGGGAGGCTTTTTATGGCCGGCAGGAGGAATAGAGGGGGATTGTTTGCGTCCGGTTCACCGGCCAGTGGCGCCGCTCAATACCTGCGGCGCAAATTTTTTACAACTACCCAGCTTGCTTCCCGATGGAAGGTAAGTTCCGTCACGGTGATCAGGCTCATTGAGGAAGGCCAGCTTAAAGGCTTGAAAATCAGGAGGATGTACAGGGTGAGCGTGGAATCGGTGGAGTCTTACGAACGCAAGGTGTCGTTCTGATTTTTTTTGCGGCCGCCACACGCCCACATTTTCACTTTTTTTCCCGGAATGCATTATAATTAAACCCTGTTTGACTCCTTGAATATGCACGGATGAACGATCAGCAACGCCCCGCGGCGATACAGGATTTCCTCAAGGAACTCTCCGCCGCCACTAATGACGTCGTGTCACTGGCCGACGTGAAGGCTCCGGAGCCTGCCGGGGTGGCCAGGATCATCATCTACGCCACCCGCGTCCGGGACATACACCACAGGCTGCTGGACGGATACAACGCCGCGGAAGGCCGGTCGCGGATCATAGAGCGTTTCTTCAACCAGTGGAACAACATGGTGTTCGGCGTGCTCTATACCGCCGACGTGCTGGAAAAGAAAAAAGCTCTCACAGGCCGACAGTTTGAAATATTCCGCGCCGCCCTCGACGAGATTATCCGTTACACGAAAAAATTCGGCGCCACCTACGGCGGACGCTAAACCGCTCCCGCGCCCGGAATCACCGTGCGGACCATCTCGGTCACCTCCCGGTCTATGAGCGGTTTTGAGATAAATCCCGCCGTCCCCATGCCGGTCAGCTTTTCCATCCACTCCGGCCCGGCCTCCGAGGACATGACCAGCACCGGGATCCCCTTTGTGGCCTCCCCTTCCTTCAGCCGCCGCACAAGCTCTATCCCGTCCATCACCGGCATGTTGATGTCCGTTATCACAAGGCCGGGCTTCTGGGCTCCGGACGCCGCCAGGGCATACGCCTGCTCGCCGTTCTCCGCCACCATGGTGGAAAGCCCGAGCCCCGAAAGGATATCCTTCATCAACTCCAGATAAGCCTCGTTGTCGTCCACCACCAGCACGCGCGTCCGCTCGGCCGGCGCGGGGGTGAATGAAACGTAGAACACGCTCCCCTTGCCCGGCTCGGACTCCACAGTGATGTCCCCCCCATGGGCGATCATTATCTCTTTGCACAAAGGAAGCCCGAGCCCGGTCCCCTTTTCGCCGGAAGTCCCCTTTGTCGTGGTCTTGACCTCCTGGCGGAATATGTCGCGCATTATCATTGGATCAATTCCCTTCCCGGTGTCCCGCACCGCCACGCAGCATGTACTGCCTGCGGGAATGAACACCGTCACCGTGTCGCCGCCGCTGCAAAACTTCACGGCGTTGGACAGCAGGTTGTTCATTATTTCCAAAAACAGGTCCGCATCCGCCATCACGGTGGTATTCGGCGGTATTTCCGGAAAGATCTTCACCCCTTTGGCCTTCGCAAGGTAAATGTGGCTCAATATCGAAGTGGCCACAACTTCGTTCACCGGCACTTTTTCGATGGAGGGGACTATTGAGCCCGAAGAAAGCCTTGTAAGGTCTAAAAGCTGGTCTATCATCCGCAAAAGCCCTTCGGAGGAGGCTATCGAATATTCGAATAGTTTTCCGTGCTCGTCGTTGAGGCTCGGTTCCGCGGCCTCTTTTATATGCCGCAGCATTCCGGCTATGGAGGCAATGGGCGACCTTAAATCGTGGGTGACCAGCGACAGGAACTTGTCCTTGAGCGCCGTGGCCTTTTCGGCGTTTTCCTTGGCGGCCCGCAGGGCCTCCTCCGCCTTTTTCCGGTCAGTCAGGTCCACCGCCACCCATATCACTCCGCCGTCCGGTTCTTCCGGGTTTATCGCCCGCCCGTACAGCCCGCACCAGAACAGGCCGCCGCCGGCCCTTTTCATGCTCTTCTCGGCAAGGCAGCCTTCCCCGCGCATAAGCACAGGCTCGGCGTCCGCGATGAACGACGTGAAATCCTCCGGCGACGGCCAGAGAATCTCCATCGAGCCGCCCACCGCCTCATCCCTGCTTATCCCGAAAAGTTCTTCGATCTTCTGGTTCACCCGGGCGATCCTGCGTCCCTTGACGAACATGATCCCCACAATCGCGTTCTCCAGTATCACGGTCTGCTCGGCCTGGGTCTGCGCCAGCTTTTGCTCAATGTCCTGGTTCATCAGGGCCAGCGCCTCGTTCTGCTCTTCTATCCGCTTGTCCGCGAAATGCGCCTTTATCGCCTCGGTGACGGTGATTATGATGTCGTCCTGCTCCCACGGTTTCCTTATGTAGCGGTACAGGTTGGCCCGGTTGATGGCGTTGCCCACCGCCGCAAGGTCCGCCTGCCCCGTCAGCATTATCTTGAGCGTCTTGGGGAACATCTTGTGGACGCGCACCATAAGCTCGTCCCCTTTCATGCCGGGCATGATCTGGTCGCAGATCATCACGGGGAAATCGTGGCCGTCTTTATGGAACGATTCGCTCAGGAATAGCGCCTCTTCGGCGCTTTCGGCGGTCTCTATGCGGTAATCCCCCCCCAGGGCGCGGCGAAGCTGTTCTTTGAGGCTTGTGATGACTATTTTCTCGTCGTCCACGCAAAGGATCACAGGTTTTTTCATAACCTCTCCAGCCCTGTCCTGATCACGTTCACCAGATCATCCTCGTTCCACGGCTTGCTGATATGGGCGAAAAGATCCGCCTCATCCGTGGCGCGCCGCACCGCCTCCTCGTTGGCCTGCCCGGTGAGCATCACCTTTACGATGCGCGGGAACCGCTTGTGCACCTGTATCAGGAATTCGTCCCCCTTGATGCCGGGCATCAGCCAGTCGGAGACTATTATCAGTATCTCCACCCCCCCGGCCACCAGCTTTTCGATCACCTCCATGGCCTCCTCCGCGTTCTCGGCCATCTCGTACATGTACGCGGGGCCGAAATTCTTGCGAAGCTGGCTTTTAAGGCTGTTGAGGATTATCTTCTCATCGTCCACGCAAAGTATGGCCTTATTCGCCATTTTCCCTCCTTGACGCTCCCCCGTTTGAATAAAGCGGCAGGACCACCGTGAACACCGTCCTGCCGGGCCGGCTTTCGGCCATGATCCGCCCGTTATGCTTATCTATTATCTTTTTCACTATGTCCAGCCCAAGCCCGCTCCCCTCCCCTTTGGGTTTGGTGGTGAAAAACGGCTCGAATATCCGCTCCATTATGTCCGGCGGGATGCCGTGGCCGCTGTCGGCAATGGTCACCACCGCCGTTTCCCCCTCCTCGGCGACGCGGATCTCCAGCCTCCCCTTGTTCCCCATGGCGTGCAGGGCGTTGTGGATAAGGTTCGTCCACACCTGGTGTATCTCGTCGGCGTGGCATAGCACAAGGGGATTATGGCGGTAGTCCTTCACCACCTCCACCCCGTGCTTTATATTGTGATGGTACAGCGTGAGCACCGTCTCCAGCC
It encodes the following:
- a CDS encoding response regulator gives rise to the protein MANKAILCVDDEKIILNSLKSQLRKNFGPAYMYEMAENAEEAMEVIEKLVAGGVEILIIVSDWLMPGIKGDEFLIQVHKRFPRIVKVMLTGQANEEAVRRATDEADLFAHISKPWNEDDLVNVIRTGLERL